The following proteins come from a genomic window of Ursus arctos isolate Adak ecotype North America unplaced genomic scaffold, UrsArc2.0 scaffold_12, whole genome shotgun sequence:
- the LOC113254258 gene encoding cAMP-dependent protein kinase inhibitor gamma-like — translation MMGVKSSYSISISGDRTGCQNTVPDTQADSEAVSMRKLAKDMDELALERAEGQAEAGTPDREASKQPESNDGTPLS, via the coding sequence ATGATGGGGGTCAAGTCCTCCTACTCCATCTCCATTTCTGGTGACAGGACAGGCTGTCAGAACACAGTCCCTGACACCCAGGCAGACTCTGAGGCTGTGAGCATGAGGAAGCTGGCTAAAGACATGGACGAGCTGGCACTCGAGAGGGCAGAAGGACAGGCAGAGGCAGGCACCCCAGACAGGGAAGCTAGCAAGCAGCCTGAGAGCAACGATGGCACCCCCTTGTCTTGA